The genomic stretch GGGATGTTCACACAACGCCACGGTCATCCGCCGAGGGCTGCTCTTGGGGGGTGCCATCTCCTGGCACTGCCAGTTGCCCCGTTTGTGGGCAGCTCCAGTGGCAAAGCCTTCAGGTAGATGCAGATGCCGGCAGCTGGAAGTCAAGGTGGAACCGGGGGGAGGGGACCACCCCAGGGCCCATCAGCTGCCTTGGATGAGGCCAAGTGCAAACCTCAGCTGGTGTGTCCCAGGGCGCCTGCCTGGTGTCTCCAGGAAGCCCAGCCCTGACCTgccaccctctcccctgcccGCCAGGGAAGGCCACACTTCCATCGTGAAGGAGCTGAAGGAGTCCCTGAGTGCAAAGCCGGGCGCCATCGTGCTGTCAGTGGGTGGTGGCGGTTTGCTGTGCGGAGTGgtccaggggctgcaggaggtgggctggggggaCGTGCCCGTCATCGCCATGGAGACCATTGGTGCCCACAGCTTCCACGCTGCCACTGCTGTGGGCAAGCTCGTCTCCCTGCCCAAGATTACCAGGTGAGCAGCTGCAGTGCCTCTGTCGGGTGTCCGGCAAGCATGGGGGACACATTGGCTTCAAGGTAGATCCTGGCGTCagccccactttacaggtgaggaaactgaggctttggtggcttgcccagagtcacacagccagggagtgGTACTGCAGAGACTTGAACCCAGTCTGCATGACTCTGTACCATGTCACACTTCCTCACATGACAAGTCTAATGTTAATCATTTATTGAGTTTCTCTGTGTCAGGGTTTTACACACCCCATTAACTTGCCAACTATTTACCGAGCCCCTAATACGTACAAGACACTGGCTGACCCTGGGGAGAGAGTGGTGGATAAACACAGCTCCTGCTCCCGAGGAGTTCATATCACAGCCCCAAACCTTTGACAGATGGTGTTTAATTAGGATTAGGTTTTCGCCACACTACGCAGAAGCCCAAAATAACCGTGGCTTAAACAGGattgaactttatttttctcatatattaaaaaaaaaaaactctagagGTGGACAGTCTAGGGGCAATTCCATGAAGTCAGGGTCCCCGGGACCTTGAGTTTGTTGCCCCACCATCCTTAGCATACAGGCTACAGTCCAAAACAGCTGCCTGAGTGCCAACCATCGCAACCACATTCCATCTCACAGGAAGGAGAAAGCGAGGGCAGAAGGCTATGCCTCAACCTTTAAAGACAGACACGGACACGCTTCCACTTAcctctcattggccagaacttagtcacatggccacacctagctGCAGCTAGGTGAGGCTGGCAAGTGTCTATACAGGCATCCACGTGGGCAGCTAGAAGGGGATGTTGGGGCAGACAATAGGCTCTGCCGTAGCTAGGAGAAGACTGAATCCAGGTAAGAACTTCTCGATTCCTGAGCCCGGTACCCCGGAGCTGCTGTGTTGGCTTCTGCTCCCACACTGTAGGGACCACAGAAGTCCTGGTTGAGTGCCTGCCGTGAGCCACGTGCTGCCCAAGGGCTGAGGGGCCCAGGCCGTCAAGACGCTTATGGGCAAGGAGGGGAGGCGAGAGTGGAGCTGAGCAGGGAATAGGACCGGGGGTCCCTCAGGGAGCCTGGGGAGAGCACCCGCATGTTGGGCACAAGCCCAGGTGCTGGAGCTACGCGGATCCTGCTCCCAGCGCCAGCGCCAGCGCCACCACTCCTtggctatatgaccttgggcaagtgaccgttcactctctgcctctgtttccccttctACAAAACGGAACCAATTGGTAACAGCAAAAACCGTTGTGATCGTTAACTAACGCTTATGAAGTGCTTGGCACCCAACACTTTCTCAAGAAGTCCTCACTGTTTGTGTCCCCTGGCTCTGTTTCCTCCATCCTCGTGTccttctctgtccccacctcTCGTAGTGTTGCCAAGGCCCTGGGCGTGAAGACCGTGGGAGCCCAGGCCCTGAAGCTCTTCCAGGAACACCCCATTTTCTCTGAAGTTATCTCGGACCAGGAGGCTGTGGCTGCCATTGAGAAGTTTGTGGGTACGTCCTCTCAAGACCCGGCATGCTGGCTGTCCACTGGGTGTGCCAAGGGATCCCATTCACCCCAAATTTTATTCCCAGTTCTGTCTCCCATCCCTGCCTAGAACATCCCATTAATGGAAGATAATATAATACagtgtaaaaatagaaaactgaaagcCACAAATGAAGAGGTAAGGCTGATAACTATGACAGCAgggaacaataaataaatatttaaaatgttgactcTGAGCTTCCTGGTAGCCAGGATGAAAAGGAAAAGCATGGGACTCAGAGGTGGGTCTCTAACTAGGCTGGACTCTTTCTGGGTTCAACCTAGAGGACAGGGATGGCAGGGGAAACAAAAGTCCCGGcatagtggttcacacctataaccccggcactttgggaagctgaggtgagaggatcacttgaggctaggagtttgagaccagcctgagcaacgtagctAGACCACATCTctgcaaaaacaattttaaaaattagccaggcatggtggcacatgcctgtattcccagctagttgggaggctgagacaggagaattgcctaagctcaggagttcaagggtacagtgagctatgattgcaaaactgcaccccagcctgggtgacagagggagactcagtctctaaaagaaaaaaggtagcATTTATTCTACCACTTAATTCTCCTGTATCCATAGCTAACTTAGCTAACTTGGTTAATCAACCATCCCACTCTGGCTCAGATGAtacctcagaatccttctcaacacagtgcGCAGGCAATTCCGATCATCGCATCAGTATTAGCGCTCATGATGAACCCCAGGCCCTGAGTCTGTGGCCAGGGCACTCCCAAGTCCCCTGTCCCGTGGCCTGCCAGTTCCCTCGCACCCTGGGGACCAGGCCCCCACCCTCACCATGCCCCTTCTCTGGCAGATGAGGAGAAGATCCTGGTGGAGCCCGCCTGTGGGGCGGCCCTGGCTGCCATCTACAGCCACGTGGTCCAGAAGCTGCAAGGCGAGGGGAAGCTCCGAGTCCCCCTGCCATCCCTGGTGGTCATCGTCTGTGGGGGCAGCAACATCAGCCTGGCCCAGCTGCGGGCCCTCAAGGAACAGCTGGGCATGAAGAACGGGCTGCCCAAGTGAGCCCGCCTCACCCACGTGTCCTCTCCTAACCCAGGAGACCCTGGAGGGGCTGGAGTTTTATCCAGCGCCTTGTTGTAAATATTCTTGTTTGGCGGAGAGCCTGCGGCCTGGGCTGGCGGGTTGGCTTCCCAGCACGAGCCCACCGTGCGGAGGGGCCGAAGGTCAGTGGCCAGTGAGGCTGAGTTGGATCTTCGGTATCTCTGTGACTGCTCCGTGCATGTCCTTGGCCACTCTGCTAGGGTGACAACCGCCCACAAGTACGCCAGGTCCCCAGAgctgggtgggtggcaggggcCTGAATCACAGCAGGAGGGGCCTCCTGGAAGCAGTGACCCCTGCCCAGGCTTCCTCCCTGGGAAGTGGACAGGGTCTCCATCCAGGGCGAGGAACCGTCTCGTCCTTCCTCCCAGGAAGCCCAACCCCCACCCTTACTCATTTTTCTAAGGTGCAAACTTtttcactgaaaaagaaaattatgtatttatgaaaCAAAGATGCTTCTCTTAGTTTTTCCTtctgctctcccctccttccaccccccGAAGCCTGTTCTAGCCCCAGCTTCAACTGGGAGCAGACCCCACTCAACCCCCTGACAGTGAAGGCCCCAACTCCCTCTGGGCTTGCACGCTGTGCCAGGAGGGGACATCCCTACAGCACAGGGAGCAGGTGGCTAAACAAGAGGGACTCGGGTGGGACGAAAGCTGTCTGCACCGAAGGCACATCCAGCTGCAGAGGCAGGTGAGGCGACCCCACCCCACTCTGAAGTCCCTCCCCGTGAGTCAGATTTCACCCCAGACCCGCTGGGAGCAGAGGGGTGTGCAAACGTGACGCTGGACACCCAtcttggggacagggaaggggtgggtggaCTTGAGGTCAATGTCGTGCAAACCTTCTCGAAACATGGAACCTTCTCTTCCAACAAAAGCTTAAGCGGAAGCCCACATCTACGAGGTCAAAGAGGACTTGCCGGGGCAGACTCAAGGGCCTGGAGGGACCCCACACACATCAACTACCACTCAGGAATGTCCCCTCACCACCTATGGCAGCCTCTAGGGCACTTTTGGGGGGACCCCAAGTTCAAAGTGAAGTTTAAGAACCACACTGATCTGCGCGGGCTTGcagtcccccagcccccagtcaATACCAGGGCTGCCAGGTTTCGGGGACAGAGTGGAAACCCGATCCCAAAGCCACCTCAGAGACAAGCCGGCCTACTGGTTCCCACTCAGGAGAAGCAGCACGTGCAGTTTAGACACCTGGAGCATGGGCAGCGAGGGAGGGCTGGCACAGATGGGAAGTCAAGTCAGCACCTTGGCCCCAGAGTGCTTCCTGGGGGTAGGGTGAGGCTGGAATAGTTCAGGAAAACCTGCTTGGAACAGGATGGCTTCTGGCTCCCGCTGACCCGCCTGAGCCAGGCATGAAAACCCCAAAACAGCCGAGGCAGTCAATTCTGCCTGCTAGAGGAGAAGTCGAGGCACCGTGGCCTGGGGCCGACCAGCTGGCCAGAGCCTTGGCCTTCGGGGGAGGGCAGACCCACAGATGCGCTGCAGCCGCCGTCCTGAAGCTGAGGATTGTGGGAAACTCCCAGCACTCAGGGGCAGAGTTCGGCTGCCTTCGTGGCTGCCTCTGTAAAGTGGGTCTTGCCTTTGCCGGGTCAGCGGAAGTCCCAGGAAGTCCCAGCAGGAGACCAACGGCACAAACCCCCACACTCTGTTCAGAGCCAGCCTGGCGTCATGACCAATCCCACCTCCCAGGAAGCCACAAGAGGGACCAGAATCGTTCCAGGGAATAACTAGAGTGACCCTCTGCTCACTCATCTGCCAAATGGGTCTCAGAAGCCCCATCCTCAGGAGCGGTTGTGAAAATTCGGCAacaggcacacagcaggtgttACCTCTGTCCCCTGCAACATCGCAaggagatggggaaggagggCTGGTTCCCAATCCCGGCTCTAGGGACTTTGGGGCATGTCCCTTCCCTCCCCATGCCTGCTTCCGCATCTGTGAAACACATGAAGAGAAGATCCCAGCCCTCCCACCTAACAGGGCTGTCCCCAAGATGACCAGCCTC from Lemur catta isolate mLemCat1 chromosome 21, mLemCat1.pri, whole genome shotgun sequence encodes the following:
- the SDS gene encoding L-serine dehydratase/L-threonine deaminase; its protein translation is MTSGESLHVKTPIHDSMALSKVAGTSVYLKMDNAQPSGSFKIRGIGHFCKMWAEQGCEHFVCSSAGNAGMAAAYAARKLGVPATIVVPSTTPALTIERLKNEGATVTVVGETLDEAFEMAKALAKNNPGWVYVSPFDDPLIWEGHTSIVKELKESLSAKPGAIVLSVGGGGLLCGVVQGLQEVGWGDVPVIAMETIGAHSFHAATAVGKLVSLPKITSVAKALGVKTVGAQALKLFQEHPIFSEVISDQEAVAAIEKFVDEEKILVEPACGAALAAIYSHVVQKLQGEGKLRVPLPSLVVIVCGGSNISLAQLRALKEQLGMKNGLPK